One Gossypium hirsutum isolate 1008001.06 chromosome A11, Gossypium_hirsutum_v2.1, whole genome shotgun sequence genomic window carries:
- the LOC107952804 gene encoding uncharacterized protein → MSMPVRGKGKTDHCFDNVDHALSLFNKMIEKYPKPSIVEFTKLFATIVRMKHYVIVVSMCSQMELLGVSHDVYSLVVERMLASEGIKGIELGRDEFEKRVWEWKEKFRPRILIDVNKIDMTTTVLGFKISMPIMIAPTAMQKMAHPEDSSLETCGIQEV, encoded by the exons ATGTCCATGCCTGTTAGAGGAAAGGGAAAAACAGACCACTGCTTCGATAATGTTGATCATGCTTTGAGTTTGTTCAATAAGATGATTGAAAAGTACCCAAAGCCTTCAATTGTggaattcactaaattatttgcaACCATTGTTAGAATGAAACATTATGTCATTGTTGTTTCTATGTGTAGCCAGATGGAATTATTAGGCGTTTCCCATGATGTTTATTCT TTGGTTGTGGAAAGAATGTTGGCTTCTGAAGGAATAAAAGGGATAGAATTGGGCAGAGATGAATTTGAAAAACGAGTTTGGGAGTGGAAAGAGAA GTTTCGACCCCGCATTCTTATTGATGTTAACAAGATTGACATGACCACCACTGTCCTGGGATTCAAGATTTCAATGCCTATCATGATTGCTCCGACTGCTATGCAGAAAATGGCTCACCCTGAAG ATTCCTCACTTGAGACCTGCGGAATACAAGAGGTCTAG